CAAAGATGAGAGTATTGTGAGGACTCAGGATTTGTTCACTGTGGTCCAATATGTCTCTCTGAATCGCTATGGCAAGACCATGGCCTGGGACTGGGTCACCCTCAACTGGGACTACCTAGTGAACAGGTGAGCCCATTCTCTGAGTCACTTCTCTGAGTCTGAATGGAGAGTTACTGAGTCCAGAGTCATTGAAGTGATAGTGAATGAATGGAATGCTGTAAGTAAATTTACTGAATCAGTAGCAACTGAGCCTAGAGTGACTGAATCATGTAAATACTGTGACAGTTTTCaatttccttttgttttgttacagatacactatcaatgACAGGAGCCTGGGGCGCCTGCTGACCAGAATCAGCACCACCTACAATACAGAGCTACAGCTGTGGCAGGTTAGAACAGGGACATTCTACTCATAGAATTAGAATAAGTAAATCAAACAATATACCACTTCTGTTGAGACTAGCACTGGTGTGCTTGAATTTAAGATTGACCGTGATATCTGTTGTGGATTGTCTTTTTATGGTGACTTGATTTATGACTGACTATGTTGACTGTGTGGTTGTGTTATAGATGGCACACTTTTTCAAGCTGAACCCTAATGCCGGGGCTGGGGAGATACCTAGGCAGCAAGCTCTAGAGACAGTGAAGAACAACATCGAGTGGGTCAGGAGAAACAAGGCAGAGATCAGCTCTTGGCTGGAGAGCAACGTCGCCTACTGATGACATCAGGTCAACAAGACTAAAGAACCCATGCCTAATCCAAATATAAAACCTTCTTGCTGTTTCCATTCATGAATTAATTCAACGGCAGTGAAAGCACACCACAGGACTGCCTTTCTAAATCAAGTATCAAGTCCCTATGTCCTGCATATGCTGCTGTGCAAATCAAACACACTTTTGATGTGATTGTAACTCAGTGAGCCGCTTACTCTTTACTCAAGTGGAATCCATTTACAGTACTTAGTACCTTTCCTGCATTACCTATGGTATATTTGTGTTAAATTAAGGACAAATAAAATTAagtacaaataaaataaacattttgacaTACAAATATTTAATTACTTATTAAGTGCTTGGACAGAATTTGAGATGTCATATTCAAATAACCATGATTACTTTTAATCTTGGATCAGGTATATTGATCTATATGTACAGATGTATTTCTAAATAATGTTTCAAACAATGCAAAGTTTACAACTGTATATACTTTTTTAGAATGTACAACTGTATTAGAAAAAAAGAAGAGCGTATATGCACTTACTGGGAATACTGCAGTCTGGATAAGtgttgccacaggaaaggaaataaAGAAAGGGTAATGTTGTACACAAACATACTTTATTGTTTGTTTATGCTAATATTACACTAAGGTAAAACACATTGGGAAGACAATGGCTAGAATGTCATAAAAAGAGCAATTTACATggtaaaccccaacatatcaaaATAAAATCCAGTTAATATAGAAGCACCTACCCACGTGGTCCAGAAACACTGGTATTGGACAGACTCTTCATTGATGTACAGCAATGTAGGGAAAAACTGTAAGGTTGATGATGTCTGTGTCTCTAATTACACAAAACGACTTTCGTATATTTTGAGGTATCTATAAATAATGGGTGACTTGGGATGTACCTCAGTACTCTTGAATTTAGTATTTTCCAGTTCTCTCATGACCACTGGTATGGTCTAAAAAGCTTGGTAGGGTGGGATCTTTTAAACTTTCTTACACGTATCCCATCCTCTAACAGTATACTCAATGACAAGTGTAATCAGAGTTTGGGGGAATAAAATCATCATAGAATGTAACATCTAGCAATCCTCCCTCATTGGGTCAAAGGGAGCTGGGAAATCGTCATGGGAACCTGGTTGTTGATGGTGATCCGTTGTCGGGTTTGACATCGGAGCATTCCTGTGATCGCTCTTCTGAACCTGAATAGAAAGTATACAAGGACAGGATGTTAATAGGTTGTAACTACTATACACTGTGTACCTATACTGTAATTACACTTTAAATACACAGGTATTATGGTCACTTACTATAAAGTGGGATCAACAAGAAGAAGGGGCGAAAGCTTACTTTTTGTTGGCAATAACGTAGATGCATGGGTTGTAGAAGGTGGAGGACTTGGCAAAGAGAGGACCAATGATAGCCATGGGGGCAGGAATCTTTCTGGGGTCCCCAAAGGACGCCCATAGGCACACTATGGAGTACGGCGACCACGCCACCAGGAACATGACAATCATCACTATCGACATCTAGCCAGCAACGACAGATCAGAGAGAAAGATTCATGTAgatgtaatatactgtacataacctTCTGCAGATTGTTATAACCATAGAATCCTAGAATCCTGCGTGTCAGTCAAACTGTGAGGTTACAATGGTCCATATTGAGAGGCAAAGCTGGGTTAGAAGAAGAAACATGTGAACACACAGGACTGTATGGAGAAACACTGGCTTACCTTAGTCACATCCATCTGGTCTGACCAGTCCATGTTAATGCTGTCCAAGCGGTTGCTGGCTTTGTATCTCTTCATGGTGACAGACACACTGTAGTAGCAGTAGAACATCATTGACAAAGGGATGAGGAAGTTCACAGCGATTACTGCCATGGTGTAGGAGACAAAGCCCCTGGAAAAGAGTCACTGTATATGATTAATGACATAATATTAATTTGATCTTCCATGCCATATAATCCTTGAAATTACCCAGTTATTTTAAGTGCGTCCCAACTCACGCATCATTATTTCTCCAGTTGATGGTGCAGGTGGCACCAGTTGGGTCAGGGGCATAGCCGGCCCAACCCACCACGGGCATGGACGACCAAAAAACTGCGTTGAGCCATGCAGCCAGAATGAGGAGTGTGTATGAGCGGGTGGTCATCTTCTGCCCTGGAGAACAGTAGGAAAAGCAGGGAAAAGGCTTAGAGGTCATGCAGATGTATTAGCCTCTTGTCAGTTCACAGAGATTAGCCTATCTTTTACCAGGTCAACAGTAGCTACTACCAAGAGACTACAGGCAGATGAACTACAAACCTCCATGGAAAGTAATAGAAGACTGTAAATACCTATGTCAGGTCTACAGATGGTTAGGTAGCGGTCAATGGCCACCACTGTCAGCAGTCCAATACTGGCCATCCCAAAGAAGATGTTCAGAGCTGCATAGATCTGGAGGGGAAAACAGTCAGCAGCATCCCTCATTTCAGAATCTGTTTAGCAGGATAAAAACATTGGTTTCACGTGGTCTGAAAACAAAGAACAGGTGAAATTGAGTGGATACCCCCACAGATTTTACTTTCTCCTGTCCAGGTCTTTCAGATCTCCTAAAGGAGATTAAGAGGAAGTCTGTTTACACTATTGAGATACAACTTGGGAGCGCTCAACATAACCACAGACTGGACTTGGGCCTCAGTCAGCATATCTAATCAGAAGGCCATTGTCAATTTCACCAGCCCACCTCATGTCCAATATGTGGTTCTCAAACTCAAGGCTTCAGCCCCAGATTAGTGTCACATGGCACCGAATTCCTGATTTCACACAGCACCTCCTAAACACTATAACCTCAGATCATTAGAGAGGTCTAGAAAATGTTGTAAGAAATGCTAGTTTTGGCTTGGCCACGTGAGGTGTTAAACACTGAGGGGCAGTTCAAACCAATCCAGCAAACGTTAAATCCATTTTCCTGCACTTGATATAGAGTTAATATGAGATATAAAGTTAATACAAAGCATATGAAGTTTGCCTGATTTTATTTCGTACATTTTCATAGAGTACACAAAAAAAAATTCTTCAAGTTTTTCAAATGGCAGGTTCATTCAAACAGTACCATTAACTAGCACAGTGGGCTCATTACACCAACCTGACATCCAGTGTAGCCAAACTTCCAGCTCCCGTGGAGGTCAGAGGCAGCAGACATGGGATAGCCAATGCCAGCCACTCCAATGTCAGTGAAGGCCAGGTTGATGATGATGGCATTGGTGGCATTTCGCAGCTCCTTGAACTTGACAAACATCACCAGTACCACAATGTTGCTGGCCAAACTGATGACACCTGGTGAAGAGAAACCTAAGCTTGAAATGTTTATGTTTTCCAATCAGGGCCGAACTGGGAAAAGAATTCGGGCCTGGTATTTTTTCCAAACCATCCCACATCACTGGGTGAGCCACCAATCTAAAGATTTAGGCTATTTTGCAAATTAGGGCCTGTGTTACCCTGTCAACATCGGAAAATTAGGGCCTGTGTTACCCTGTCAACATAGGACTACAGAATTTCCAGATTATTTTAGTTCAATGGAAATGAATTAGATACATCTTTATGTGTACTAATTTAAATCATAGGCTAATTAATTTGGGGTTCAACAGCTGAGGAAGTAGAAACTCAAAACACATTAACTAGATTGCTAACTCTAAATATAATATCCACTGTTAGTAGCCATGTATTCATCCAACAGTAAGTGTTATGccctaaaaaaaaacattgcagtTGTAGGTTATTACCCGTGAGACCTAGCTGCCCTCCTAATAGCCATTGCACATTTTGCGCACGCTTGCAGCTTCATATCTCAAAGCCAAAACAAATATCTTGGTTGTAAAATAGTTGCTATTGAGCTGAATATTGAAAGTTGAGAAGCTTCCAAGGCTGTGTTTTTCCTGCAATTTCATTTAGAAATGTTATACCATCAGAACGCATTTTTCTCGAGCgtatgggaggaggagagtgcCTCACTCATCACAGCAGGCAACAACAGGCACAGTGGCAGGGCAGACATtacaggaatcatgaggataatGCACTTTAACCAAAAATAGGACATTTTGAGTGAGGTGACAATGTAGAATGTGCTCTTTCTAAGTTTATCGGCACCAACTTCCTGTTGCTTAATATCCATTATCTTGGCTGTCTAATTGATGACAGAGTCGGAGCAGGTCTCTTTGATAATGCTGCATCTAACTTCAAATGTGAGTTTGTGTGACCTCAGCTCAGAAAACTGATCATTCAAAAGCTCATTGTATATTGTTATAACAGAGAAATTTTGCAAAAATCGTAAAAAATGATCTTAACAGGCCCATGACCTGCTGGCCATGTCACTGCTTTGATATTCCATTTTTTACTACCAGCCCACCCAACAAAATAATGATCCAGCCCATCTGACAGAATGGCCAGATGGCCAATCCACCTCTGTTTCTGATAAATGGGTGTTAGCCTACTCAGCCTACTCAATTGAATGGCTCTGGTGTCATCTTTATTATTCTCGAAAATTGTCCCTTCTTGTCCCCCTTCCCCCCATAAAAAACACCTTCTGTTCTAGTGAATCAGACTAGAATCTCAGGCCTAGCTATACCAGACACAGCAGCCATTCAAGTGATGTTGCCCAACAATAGTTGAGCAAGACTGGTTCACAGGTAAATTAATGCCAACTCATGAGGAAAACTTATTTCAAAAGGCCACACTTGCTTGGTAGGCCTACTTGTTACATAATGACACCAGCCGCCTGAGCAGTAAGAGTGTGCCAGAGCTAGATTGGCCTCTTATGAACGAGAAAGACTGTGTGGGGTAGGCCTCATTGAGAAATGCTAACAGCACCCAGAGACAAGAGACATCTTTGGCCCACACACACTGATGAAGTGCAGAGGTCATGTCAGGTGATTTACCatatacagaggggagagaggacgcATCTATTTGACAGCTTCACCTTTCCAAAAAAAATACCAATTTTGGTTTCCCAGTGATACCACTGCTATAGCAATCATCAATCCATGTTGAAGTAACTCTAAATCACTTATGTAGATTATAACAGAGATGAGAGATGCTACAAAGGTATATTATTCAGTCAGGCATGAAGAGtttacagtactgtataaatcaaTCTAAGAAGACATCAatccatcatctaaactctatcaCAGAGGGAGCTGTTTTATCATCACAACAATTATgaattatgttggaaaataattaGAATAGCAGTTAGAGTAGCTTATAAATAATTATGagaaacacataaacacacagaaaaacaTGACAAACAAACGACAAAATGACATTACCTATCCTAAAATAATTCAGTTGATTGACAGTGTTGTGGATGCTATGCAGTGCATTTGTACCTGCAGTGATAAGGTATGCCGCCACTATGTTGTGCTCCATTTGTGAAAAGGCACTTTTTCCTCCGTAGGGAATGACCTCCCCTGTGGTGTTGACTCCAGACTCCATTCCAGTGTTTCAGTTGCCTCAGTGAAAAACACCCTATACACTAACAGTGAAATAATAGGAATATTCTACACCAGCAAGATACCTTCCAGATTCTTTTTGAGTCCACAGTAAAAAAGTGGTCCATGCAAAAGGATGGGAGCCTGTGAATAAGAAAGCTGAAACTAACGCTACCTCTCCTCCAAAAACAGAGAATGAGGGAGATTCTGGAAAGTTTTTGAGTCTCCGaatagtgtgtgtgcatgtatgcatgtgtgttggGGAGTATTAAAGGATTAGAGCGAACTTTCTCCCCCTTCTTACCAAATACTGGGGAGGTTGTTGTTTGTGCGTAACATGGGTAAGGGGAACACAAGAGAGGCTTACAAGTCACATGGAAGCTTTTCATAATGGAGTTGAAACCCACGTGAGTCCTGACTGAACATTAGAGCTGCATAGGGGAACAGAAATAAGGCAACAATTGCAGTTGTGAATGCAGTGGAGTGATATTGTGTCTGAAGAGCCTTGTTATGCAAAGTTATTTAAATGGGTGGCTGTATGTGTGGGTTCAGTTTGGGCCCTGACCAGTTTCTGTGCTTAACAACCCCCAgtccctttctctgtgacatATAGCAGGATTGTATTTGCAGATCAAAAATGTGTGGGGACTAAATGTCGTAATACTATAATGCAGAATTCACTACCATATATCTAACACTATTGCTATGGCTATTGTTACTACTGCCACAATGATTACTGTTTGTTGTTACGACTGACTTTTTAAAGCAGGGAACCAATATTGACGTTCTGATGATACAGGGTTGAACTCACAGTTACTGATGACTAAAGATTGACCATTACCATAGACTAGGTGCCCCATCAACAATATTGGCCTTGCAGTGATGGCTAAGTAGGCTTGAGGCCGCTGGATAGCTGAGTGTCCAATGAGAACAATGACAGGTGAAGAGGACGGGGACACTTTCATGATGGATGAGCATGGCAGTTTGGCAATTTGGCTCAAGCCAGTTGTTAGGAATTTTATGAATTTTATGACGAAACAATATCTACATTTTAAATAGAACTATAACTAAtgaaacttatactctgttttattatatgtGATTAATAATATTAATTCATAAGGAAGGGATTGTGGAGCATAAAACAGGAGGTAATTCAATTAAATAAATACCATTCCAACCAGGTTGGAGAAGACTGGAATTGTGGGGTTTTAAGTAAGCAAAAGGGTctttaacctatggttgaaccgactCAACTTAGCTCAGGGATGTTTAGATAAGGCAGAGAGTGTTTTCCTGGGTTTTCCATGATCTGAAACTGTCCTCTAAATAGTGATGGATGAAGGTGAAGATTCCAGAAGTTAATAGgggttggcagggtagcctagtggttacagcgttggactagtaaccggaaggttgcaagttctaacccctgagctgacaaggtacaaatctgtctttctgcccctgaacaggcagttaacccactgttcctaggccgtcattgaaaataagaatttgttcttaactagttAAATAGAGGTAAAAATGTTAAAATATAAGTGTGTGTCTGGAGTGAGCGAGCTAGTGGGTTGGAATGAACTTTTCAACTTGTTGGGTCCTGGTTGATAGGAGGAAAAACGTTTATACCCTATGACGTCAtattttgtatataaactgttgttcgTGGTTACATGGGAgtgcgctccgagaataaatactattatctaattttgataagactggtctctgtctattttatgcaaataggaatcttacaaattcttataaAATAGACTGAGTGATTTAATTAATGTATAATTAATAGGAATGATGAAATTCCAGTGACACCATTATACTGTCTGAATAGAATTTATCACCAATTACAACTGATACCGCAACTTTAACACTTGACTTTATTGAACATGCATTAAGCAATAAATTCAACATCCGTGACATTGTTAATATTTTTAACTACATCCTCCCCACAAAAAAACAGATCACAATtgatttaacacacacacacatgcaaaataTATCTTACTTTA
Above is a genomic segment from Oncorhynchus gorbuscha isolate QuinsamMale2020 ecotype Even-year linkage group LG10, OgorEven_v1.0, whole genome shotgun sequence containing:
- the rrh gene encoding visual pigment-like receptor peropsin translates to MESGVNTTGEVIPYGGKSAFSQMEHNIVAAYLITAGVISLASNIVVLVMFVKFKELRNATNAIIINLAFTDIGVAGIGYPMSAASDLHGSWKFGYTGCQIYAALNIFFGMASIGLLTVVAIDRYLTICRPDIGQKMTTRSYTLLILAAWLNAVFWSSMPVVGWAGYAPDPTGATCTINWRNNDAGFVSYTMAVIAVNFLIPLSMMFYCYYSVSVTMKRYKASNRLDSINMDWSDQMDVTKMSIVMIVMFLVAWSPYSIVCLWASFGDPRKIPAPMAIIGPLFAKSSTFYNPCIYVIANKKFRRAITGMLRCQTRQRITINNQVPMTISQLPLTQ